The Thermobifida halotolerans sequence GCAGGTAGGCGCCGTAGGGCGCCGGGTTGACCGCGCGCAGGCGGGTGTAGAACTGGTAGCCGTCCTCGACGGCGGGCAGCCACACCGAGTTGGTCAGGCAGATCTCGTAGCTCTCCCCCTCCAGGAGTTTGCTCTGGCACACGCCGATGTCCGCGACGTAGCGGTCCCGGCCGACCGTGAGATGGGCCTCGACGTCCACCGGAGCCGCGGCGCCGTCCGCGGCGGGCCGCGGCTCCGGTGCGGACCGGATCAGGAACTGCACCACGGAGGCGGTCTTCTCCAGCCAGTCGACGGCCTGGGCGACGCTGTCGGCGGTCCCGTCGCTCATAGCGACGAGATAGGTGGCGTCCTCCTGGTGGTCGACCGCGACGAACCGGTCCGCGAACAGCCACACGGCGTCCGGCGCCGGTGACCGGTGCCGGTTCGGGGATCCGCAGTCCGCCTTCGTCTCGTAGCCGAAGTACCCCACGTACCCGCAGGTGAAATCGAACGGGAGCTCGGTGTTGTCCACGCGGCGCCGTGCGAGCTCCCGCCCGAGGTAGTCGAAGACGGTCCCGAGGACCCGGCGAGGCGCCTCCCCGGTCCGGGTGACCTCCACCTCCTGGTCCTCGACGCGGTACCGGACGGTCTCCGCCAACGGTCCGGCGGTGTCGCCGAGGAAGGAGAACCTGGACCAGCCGGGTTCGATCCGGGCGCTGTCCAGCCAGAAGGACGGCTCCGGGGAGTCGGCGTACAGGCGGGAGAACAGCGCCTGCGTGTCGACGGCCGCCTCGACCACCCGGACGTGCAACTGGGTGTGCTCCGTTGTCCTCCCCGGCCGCTCCGTCCCGGCCGTCCCGCTCCCGCCGCGGCGGCCGGAGACCGTGTTGTGAGCGGCGGCGAGCCTGCGGAAGTTCTCCAGCAGGCGGTGGCCGTGGTCCGTCTCGATGGACTCGGGGTGGAACTGCACGCCCCAGAGGGGCCGGGTCCGGTGCCTGAGCGCCATCAGGGTGCCGTCCTCGGCCCAGGCGACCGCCTCCAGCGATTCGGGCAGCGGTTCGGCGACGGCGAGCGAGTGGTACCGGACCGCGGTGAACTCCTGGGGGATGCCCTCGAACAGTCCCTCCCCCGTGTGGGTGACCCGGGTCAGGTAGCCGTGCCGGGCCTCCTTGGCGGGGAGCACGGCCGCTCCCTCACTGGCGGCGATGCCCTGGTGGCCGAGGCAGACCCCCAGCACCGGAACGGAGGCCCTGGCGATCACCGCCGCGGAGACACCGAAGTCCCGGGGGCGCTCGGGGTGTCCCGGGCCGGGTGAGACGACGATGCTGTCGAACCTGTCGAAGTCGAGGTCGGTGTCGGAGGCGTCGTTGGTGACGACGGTCGGCTCCTCGCCGTTGACCTCGGCGATCATCTGGAACAGGTTGTAGGTGTAGGAGTCGTAGTTGTCGATCAGGAGGGTTCTCATCGCGAAGCTCTCTTCTCTACGGCCGTGTCCACACCGCTTCGTCCGCTGCCGGTACCGGCTGTTCCGAACCGCCGTCTCCTCCCCGGGCGAGCAGTCGGCCCGTC is a genomic window containing:
- the pabB gene encoding aminodeoxychorismate synthase component I; translated protein: MRTLLIDNYDSYTYNLFQMIAEVNGEEPTVVTNDASDTDLDFDRFDSIVVSPGPGHPERPRDFGVSAAVIARASVPVLGVCLGHQGIAASEGAAVLPAKEARHGYLTRVTHTGEGLFEGIPQEFTAVRYHSLAVAEPLPESLEAVAWAEDGTLMALRHRTRPLWGVQFHPESIETDHGHRLLENFRRLAAAHNTVSGRRGGSGTAGTERPGRTTEHTQLHVRVVEAAVDTQALFSRLYADSPEPSFWLDSARIEPGWSRFSFLGDTAGPLAETVRYRVEDQEVEVTRTGEAPRRVLGTVFDYLGRELARRRVDNTELPFDFTCGYVGYFGYETKADCGSPNRHRSPAPDAVWLFADRFVAVDHQEDATYLVAMSDGTADSVAQAVDWLEKTASVVQFLIRSAPEPRPAADGAAAPVDVEAHLTVGRDRYVADIGVCQSKLLEGESYEICLTNSVWLPAVEDGYQFYTRLRAVNPAPYGAYLRLGEELEVACSSPERFLSITRDGGVETKPIKGTAPRGATPEEDARLRDSLTSSAKTRAENLMIVDLLRNDLGRVCEVGSVHVPRLMATESYTTVHQLVSTIRGRLRTETDAVDCVRACFPGGSMTGAPKLRTMEIIDELETEARGVYSGSIGYLSCNGAADLNIVIRTAVRIGDRWRIGAGGAIVLDSDPQEEYEEMLLKANAPLRAYRTSEAVRR